Below is a genomic region from Herpetosiphon gulosus.
ACCACCTAACCCAAGAACAACTTGCTGAGCAAATTGGAAAAACAACCGAACATATCAGTTTTCTTGAACGTGGTGAGCGCTCACCATCGTTTGAAGTATTATTTGATCTTGCCCACGTATTTCAAATATCGTTGTCGTATCTCGTTGATATCGATCTTGGAATTGCTACTGATGCAAGCGCAATTTTAACAGCAGGCACTGTTGATGCTGATCAGGTGCTTGCCCTCCCACAGGCAGTCACAACGCATGTCGAGCGGAGCAGCGATCTAGACCGTCTTGAGCGTGCATTTGCAGGCATTCGAGATATGCAACGCCTTGCGAATGATTATGGCATTAATGATATTTTGCAAGATAATGGTGGGAAGGTATTGCAGGTCTTGATTCTTCTTGGGCTGCGAATTTCGCCTGGCCGCGAGGGGAATGATGCGATTGATGCAGAGGGTAATGAGTACGAATTAAAAACGGTTAATCGTGCACTTCGAAAAGGTGCGGGAATTACAACGCATCATCATTTGAATCGTGACATTATCGCGAAATATCGTGCGGTAAAGGCATGGTATATAGCGATTTATGAAGGAATTGAATTAATCGAAATTTATAAGGTCCCTTCAGCGCTTTTAGAACCGCTTTTTACAACATGGGAACAAAAAATTGATCAATCAGGACCGATAAACAACCCAAAGATTCCTATTCGGTATGTCCATCAAGGAGAGCGTGTCTATCCAATAGAACCAACGCTCCCACAACAAACGTCACTATCGTTATCATCTGATTGATCTGGCTATGCTACATCCAATCGTGTTTGATGAAGCTGGTCAAGGTGGATTGGATGGGTTGTTGACTGCAACGTATCATACATCGCCGCAGCCTCTGCTAGCGGGGCATGACTTAAAAACCGAAAGGCAGAGGCTGCCAGATACGCACGATTCTCTTCAAAAGAGAGCCATGTGCGGTTTGTGGCCTCTGCTGCTGCCCCTGTAGTATTCGATCCAGCAAAAATATCAACCACAAGATCGCCAGGATTTGTCAGAAACTCAATGAAAAAGGCGGGAAGTTTTTGAGGAAACCGTGCTGGATGTCCCGCGATCCCAGCCGTTTTACATGCACGAAGGTAGTACGAATTACTTTCTGTATTCGCTATTTGGAGAAGATTCGAGGGAATTGCCCCCCCATTATCGGTTCCAAAGTTACTCCCAATTCCATGGCCTGATGGGCGATCTTTCGGGGTGTAATAGCGTGCTGGGTCGGCTTGTAATTGCTTCATGCGATCAGAATAGGGAACAAGGACATTTCGGATATTCGCTTTCGGAAAATCGGTTTTAGAGAGCCACCAAACGGTGTTTACCGCATCTTTTGCGCGAATCTTGCGTTTGTTAACCCATTCAATCGGGGAAGGAAGTTTTGCGGGGTTGTACCAGAAGAACTCTTCTGCTAAATGGAATCCCAATTCATCACAGAGCTTTATAAGTACTCGGTAATTGTAGAGCGAACGAACTGGCCGTTGTCGTTGATAGGCCCCGCCAAGATCAAGGACAAAGCTTCCATCCTCAGTAAGCACCCGATACACTTTTTCTGCAAATGTGCAGAGCCATTCCACATAGGCTGCTTGATCAACGTTGCCATATTGCTTTTCTCGTTGCAATGCAAAGGGAGGCGATGTCATAACGAGATTCACAGAACGATCGGGTAATTCATCTAACAAGATACGTGAATCGCCCACAATTGCTTGGCCAAGCGCTGTTGTATAGAGTGGTACTGTTTGCATGTCCATACGCCTCATTGTTTAGAACTCATGAACTGATAGCGTACCATATTTTTGACGAATTTTTGCGATGTGTAGCGTCCCTCAAAGGATGATTGGTAATTATAGATAGCGCCCCAAACTTCAGAATATATACCAATGCAATGAAGATATGTCATGGCTTCGGAATCGAACACATGTTGGTCTTGCTGTAATGCTTTGTAATCGCTAGTATAGGAAGCGTATCAACGAGGAAAATGATGCATGCTAATGAAGTATATGGGTGGTATGTAGCCGAGTATCTTGGCCGAAGCTGGATGATGATGGACTGAGGAGAGGACTATTTGATCAATTGCGTATTCAATTTGAGGATCTAGCCCTTTGTAGTACAAACATTTTGATGCAGGAAGGAAGTTCATAAATGCAAATGGGTTTTGTGAATGAGATTGCTAAGATCGCCACGATTGATTTGTTTAAACGGAACAAAAAAACTAACGAACTCGAAACAGGAATGTTTGTTGGACGGCCATTTCATCTTGACTACGATCACGCACATTTATTAATTGCGGATGCATGGAAGCAAAAAGCGGGAGGCATTCCTCAAGGGTCATTCTTGCTCGCATATTATGAAAATGAAGAAGCAATTTCCGAGGCGCTACTTTTACGGGTCTTACATCCAACCAAGCTGCCAACTGACAGTGATGTTATTAGTTCGATGGTGGAATATTATAAGGATAACTTAAAGACAGGGGGACGTGATACCCAACTTGACACCTTTACTCGCTATGAATTTAGCTTTTCGGGTGTAGAGTGTCGTATTCTAGGAACGTTCTATTGTGATCCAAGTGGAAAAATCCAGTTTGGTGCTGATGTAGAAAACTTTTATAGTGCCCATAATTATAGTGTAATCAAACCCAATACCGCTATCTTGGAAGCGATTGTTAACTTTCGCGAAGGTGATCATATTCCTGGCAATGCAACCGATGTTGAAATCGGAAAGGTACGTTACAGTTCCAGCCGGAGATTTCAAGATCATCTTGAAACAGTTCCCGTATTTGTTAGTCCCCAAGATTTTCTCGGGAAACGTACTGCACTTTTTGGGATGACGCGCACGGGTAAGTCGAATACGGTCAAAAAGGTTATTCAAGCAACCGTCTTAATGAGTACAAAGGCTGGGGAATCGTTGCCGAGCCAGAGCAGCGACTCAGCAGAGGAAAACCTCAAATCTTTTACAGATGCTAATATGCCCAAGTATCCAGTAGGGCAAATCATTTTCGATATTAATGGTGAATATGCCAACGCAAATATACAAGATCAAGGAACAGCTATCTTTGAGCTGTATAAAGAGCATGTAACGCGCTATAGCGTTTTAAAAAAGAAGGATTTTCACGTTCTCAAAGTGAATTTTTATAGAGATGTTCGTTCGGGATTCGAGCTTGTCCGTAGTCATCTGTCTACGGATACAGCAGACTATGTGAAAAGCCTTCTTTCCATAGACTTAACTCCACCTGAAGATACTAGCGATAAGTCTGCTATGACGCGCTACGCACGCAAAAAAGCTGCGTACCTTTGTTGTTTATATCAAGCCGGATTTGCACTGCCCAAAGGATTTACCGTCACATTCGCAGGAAAAATAGATCTGAATAAATGGGTCAAAGCTGATGGAAGTCTTGATCCTTCAAAGGGGATTACACTTGAAGAGGCAGTCAACTGGTTTTCAACCATCTGGGATCGATATGAAGATCCATTTTTTGCCTCTTATAAAGACGACAAAGGTCATGAATGGGCCGATGAGGATTTGAAAGCCCTATTAGTATTTTTGACTCGGAAACCAAAACCTCGATCTAGTACTATGATTAGTGGATTTCGTAAATTACGGTCTCTTGCTGATAAACATACCGAAACAGCGGGGAAGCCTTTTGAAATGGAGATTATCGACGAATTACGGAAAGGGAGGATTATTATTGTGGATCTGTCGCAGGGCGATCCTGGAACACAAAAATTATATTCTGAGCGGATCTGCCATCAGATTTTTGCGGATGCTATGGATCGGTTTGTGAAAAATCAACCGAATAATTTCATCCAGTTCTATTTCGAGGAGGCGCATAATCTTTTTCCAAAAAAAGATGACAAGGATTTAAGTCAGATTTATAACCGGATTGCCAAAGAAGGGGCGAAATTAAACTTGGGCCTTATCTATGCAACACAAGAAGTCAGCTCTATTAGTAGTAATATCCTTAAAAATACCCAAAACTGGTTCATTGCACATTTAAATAATGATGATGAAATTAAAGAAATTAAAAAATACTATGATTTTGGTGATTTCACGGCGAGTCTTGTCCGATTTAGCGCCAGTAGTGATAAAGGATTCGTGCGGATGAAAACATACTCGAATCCCTTCGTTGTTCCAGTACAAATTGATCGATTTCCGAAGAATGAAGGGGAGTAAGTGATGGGTTATACCAATAAACGGGGTCGTCGTCCCGCTGAATATGCCAGTAAATCAGCTCATAGCCAAGTGATCAAAGATGAAACAATCCAAGCATTTTTAGCGCACTGCGACCTTCCAAAGACTGGTAATCAGATATCATTGGATGCCCAAAACATTATTTCGTATGCACCGAATGTTCCAAATGGAATTCGACACATTATTGCCCTAGATGGAGGATATACGGAAGTCGCAGTTCGTACCGAATTTCCGTCTGCTACAATTTGCTTCTTCCAGTTTGGCGCATTAATTTTTAGTATTCAAGACTTAGAAGACCTCAATGATCAGTCCTTTATTGATCCTGATGATATGGCGAAACTTAAAAATATTCAGCGGCTAAAACTTGTGCTGCCAACCCAAAATATAACCATACAAGGCCAATCATCGCTGACAGACTCTATTCGTACAGCAATCTACGATTTTTTTTGCCAGCCCCTTGATGATAGCAATCTCGTTGCGACGCTCCAATGGTTTCTGTTCCAAGAATATGCAACACCTACCAATCAATGGATTCTTGCGAGCTGCCCTCATTGTTCAGCAACCCATATTCCACTAAGCCGCCAAGCAATGCAACAGCAGGGGAAATTTCAATGTGCGCAATGCCATGGAGAAATCTTAATTACCGATGTTTTTCGACTCCATGAGGCAATTGATGATGATCTTGGTGCTAGCGGAATCGCAGGCTATGTAACGACCCTCCTTGAGCAAATGATTCTTATTCATCTTATTCGGCTGATCCTGAAAACGAAACCAAGCTTATTAAAACAGATTTTATTTATCAAGGATGGGCCATTGGCGTTTTTTGGACAAACTGCCAATATGCATAAACCCATGCGCTCGCTGATGGATTTTCTTTTTACCCATCATGATATTTTTATGGCTGGATTAGAGAAGAGTGGGGCTTTTGTTGAGCATGCCGACGAGATCGCATCAAGGCTTGACCCAGGATCAATCTTGTTACTCAACAATGAGTATATCTACACCTATATCATTCCTGGTAAAGCTGATCCCGCGAATCCATATGGACAGACAACGTACTATGGTAATAAGGTTATTTTCAAAACACTTGGTGAGCAAATCTATGTAGTATCACTCCCAATGGCAGAACTTGTGGCGAACCCTACGATGAGTGATATCAAAAATCTTATGGTGATCTTAACTAATGTTGAAAAACTTAAGTGCGATATGTATGACAACGCGCTCATGCCTGTTGCTCTTGCCAATAAATTAGTATCTCTTTCGAACCATCCTAGTTCTCGTATTTTGCAAAAATTTGCGGTCGAAGCTTTCAAGCACTAATTCTAAATGAAAAGAGATGCTTTGGTGGCACTTAGAAGCGATAGTTTCTATGATCGATAGGATACTCAGTCCACGCTAAGTCAATAGGTGGGTTACACATACCGATCACTCGTGTTGGCAGAGCGTTTTTATCCCATTGTAATAGGATAAAAACGTATTAATGGTGATGAAAAAGCTGCACATCCTTGGGCAATACTGCCATGGTGAACGATCAGTATGTGTTACCAAGGCAATGGCTTAGCGTGCTCAGTCATTACAAGGGCCTGAAAATGCTCATCCAACTTACCAATGGGAGTGATTCGGATGTGAGACTAACCGCAAGATAACGAGTTTTATTGAGTTTGACTAACACACTTGAAATCATTTGACATAAATATAGATTGGTTATATATTCTGTCCATTATCCCTCACGATACTGGAGTTTTCTATGAGCAAACGCCACGTGATCGTTAACCAACACATTCGTCGCATGCCCATGCGCACGATCACGATTATCTGCCGTTGGTGTGGCAATGAAGTGACCATCCAGAGTTACCCAGGGCGAACCCCGACGCTGTGTAGTCGTGCCTGTGCCGAGGCCGCGCGAAAAGACCACGACCGCCAACGGAGAGCCGCCGAACGCGCCAACAAGCCCGCGCCAGTGTCGCCACGAGGCCGAAAGCCGAAGCCACGACCCACACGGTTTGTGCTGTGGCCGTCGCAGGTGGATCGCAGCCTGGACCGATCGCTTGATCGCCAGTTGAAGGCCATGCAGACCAAGGCCAATGGCAGGCAGCTTGTGGCCACGTTGGAGGTACTCCTGCTCGAATACCTGGCCGTGAATGTGCGGTGGGTAATTTTGGAGTGTCTTGTGCGGGAGCCACAGAAATTGGCCGAACGCACTGAGGTTTCATTGAGCATTGATGATCCCAAGCTCGATTATCGGCGGTGGCAGCGCGAGGTGGATTTGATGCGCAGTGAACTTGCAGGGAATGGAAAACTAAATCAGTCCCAGCGCGATCAGCTATGGTCGCTGGCCCGAACGATTGAAAGCAAGGTGGTAGGACGACATGGGCTGAGTGCGGATTGTGAGGACGGATTAACCGGAGCGCAACGAGCGACCGCCGAGCGAGCGCTGGCAGCGGCCTTGGTCAGACTCGAAGGGCTATTGGCTGGTGCTGAATCAAAATAATATTTATTTTGTCCAGTATCCCTCACGATAGTGGACGATCTTTTTTAATCACCATGCCACGGTCACGATTCGAACCTCCAGAACCGCGCCACGAGCTATGCCAGCCGATAAATGACATTCCCTTACCTCGTGAAATCCCATTGGCCACATCATTCTATTGTGGTGGCGGGTATTCTTCCAGTGCTCTGCACGCCACTTCGCAAGCCAATGCCACCCCACGCTTTGATTGATTCCCGCAACCCCAGCTATATTCACGAACCTGCCGCATCCGCGAACTGTCGTGCGCCGCGAGCTATTCGTGCTACCTCGCTAGGCATGCTGTTCCTTACTTCTCCGTGCCAACTGACCCACCGTCATGCGCCCCGCAAGCGAGCCATAATCACCAAATGCTCATACTCTCTTTTGGGTGGTTATCAGATGGTGGCCCCTACGCGGCAGTTATGTGGTTGGCATTCAAACCCACACGGCAGAACTGGCACGACCGTGGCAATCGGCGTTTTGACACAGGCGATGGCCGCCCTGCGGGCAGCCGACCGACCGACCGACGTGGCAAGCACGCGGGTCAGTCAATCGGCTGTTCCGGCCAGTGTGTCGCCCGCGTCAAAACAAGCACGCGCCGATTGCGTGGAAGCCGAACACGTGGAGACAAAGCGGAAGCGAATCAATGGGGCAGCCTTCCCTTCTCTCCCTCCATGGCAATCAGCGCCATGAAGCGCACCGCACCCCGTACAAGCCCATACAGCGCGTCACAGCCCCCACGAAACGACCCCAACGAGCCAACGCCAAGCCTGAAAATCGAGGCGCTGAATTGGTCGGAATTGGTCGTTTTAGGGCATCAGAAAGCGAAGAAAAGCATTGACAAAATGGGTTAAATTATATATAATATAGTCAAGAAATCAAGAACGGTAGCGAGTGTACCAGCGCCGATGCCGTCTAGCACAAAGGGAGCCAACCTATGAACACCCCGATTGATACCACCATCGACGTAGCGATTTTGAGCGATGCCGAGTTAGCAGCTCGTGAGGCGGCCATTAAGGCCCACATTGACCACTTGAAAGGCTATTTGTGGGAAATCGACGTAGAGCGTTGGAGCCGCAATGAGTTCCCCATGCCCGCGAGTGTTCCCGTGATGGCTGAGTACGAATACGCTGCCTAAGTTGGAATGGAATGGAGAGCCACGAGCGGCCAGCCTTGGCCGCTCGCAGGAGTGAGAGGGGAAGCCCCATGCAACCAACCACCAGCCAAATGGACTTGTTCAGCTACAGCGCCACCGCCCCCGTGATTGTCCAACCCGTCGCCACGCCGTAACCAGCCGCACCGCGTCCAACGGAGCGCACGATCCACGCGAGCCGCTGGATGGGAGTGAGCGTGGTACGCGCGGCCTTCACCAAGCCGAACAGCACCATGGTGCATCTGGTGGTTGGCGAAGCGTGCTACCACTTTGGCGCACGCGAATTGCGCCGTTTGTTGGAAGATGTCGCTGATACCCATACCATCCAGATGAGCGCCGACCCCAAGGGGGAGGCGATCCACATCCAGATCCGCGACGCAGCCCAGCGGATCTATAGCACGATGCGCATTAAGCATGGCGCTTGGCATCGTGAACCCCGCACGCTAAGCCACGACATGATCATGTCGTGGCTTAGCGTGAACCCCGCACGAAGGTTCCTGCCAAGCGGCAGCGCTGGATCATGGGCGATGCAGCGTACACCGCCGCGCATGAAACCGCCGAGCGCGACCGTGCCAAGAAAACCACGGCCCAAACTGTCCGCGTGGTGGTGTATCAGCAGGATTAACAATCCCCGACCGAAGGCAAAGCCGACGCGGCAGCGAATAGACCAGCGTTCGCGCCGCGTGCTATGAAGGAGCCAACCTATGAACAGCCCAATCCGCCCAGCATTCGATGTCGGTCGCGTCCTCTTAACCCGTGGCATCGATGCGCTGAACATTCCAAAATATGATCTGCTTTGGTTACTTCGGCAGCATGTGTGCTGTCAATGGCAAATGGAAGCCGAGGATATCCACGCGAACATGGAGGCGATTAAGCAGGGTTATCGCGTGTTTGGAAGTCTGGTGTTTGACAGGATCACCATTTGGGTGATTACCGAAGCCGACCGCGCAAGCACAACAATCCTATTACCTGACGAATACTAGAAAAGCGTGTTTTAGGGCATAAAAAAGGGAAAAAAGGGATTGACGAAATGGGGAAAATAATATATAATAAATAGGAAGTCAAGAACGGCAGTGCGTGTACCAGCGCCACTGCCGCTGAGCACAAGGGAACCACGCTATGAACACCAAACGCACGACCAGCTTAACCGCCGACGAACGCCAAGCCCGTGATGAAGCTCGCCGCAGCCAGCTTGATAGCGCCTTAATGGAGGGTGTCCAAGCGATTTTGGATAGCGACAGCTTTAAAGCAGCCCTCGCGGCCAATGCCAAGTTTCACACCTATAGCGCGAATAATGCGATGCTGATCTGGTCGCAAAACCCCGCTGCCGAACGGGTGGCAGGCTTTCATACCTGGAAAAAACTAGGGCGAACGGTGAAAAAGGGGGAAAAGGGCATCATGATCTACGCCCCGCGCGTTGCCACAAAAATCGACGCAGCCACGGGCGACGAGCAAACCCATGTGTATTTTGGGATTGAACATGTCTTTGACATCAGCCAAACCGAGGGCGACGACATCCCCTCGTTGGAGTGTCCATTGCTCACTGAGGAACGCGGCCACGACATCTATGATCGCTTGGTTGCCTATGCGACCCGCGACGGCTTGACCGTCAGCAGCGACGCAGCCCACGAATTGAGCGAGGCCATGGGCTACTATTCCGCCGTGTCAAAACGCATTTGGATACGGCCCGCTGCCAAGGCGCAAATGCTCAAGACCCTCATTCATGAGGTTGCCCATCACTTAACCGAGGGCAAGCACACCCGCGAGGCCCATGAAACCATCGCGGAAGGAGTCGCGTTTCAGGTCTGCGCGTGTTTGGGGATTGACAGCGGCGAGCGCTCATTCCCCTATATCGCCGGATGGGCAGCCAGTGAGGGAGGGACGGCCTTAATCAAGCAGGTCTTAGGCCATATCCAAGTCATTACCAAGCAGATCATGGCGATAGTGGACCCAGCGGAGGAGGCGAGCGAGGGAGCGCCCGAACCACCGCCCCCCGCCGTTGCCGCTGCCAAGCGCCGCCGCTCAACCACCGTGATGGCCGCCTAACGAGAGAAAGAATTGGTAGCGGCACAAGGCCGCTACCAATCAGGAAGGAGATCCAAGCATGTCAAACGATGCACAAATCGCCACGCTGTATCAGACCATCGCCGCGCTTGATGCGCAGATTGCCAGCCTGAACACTGAGCGCGAGCAGGCCCGAACGATCTTAAGCAGCCTGATCGAATCCGCAGGAGGCAAGGTCGTGCTTGACGGCATTGCGACGCTCGAAATAACGCGCCCGACCGTGATTGCGAGCTATGATCGGGCAGGATTGGACGATCTGGTGCGGAAATTGGTCGCCAATGGGCGTGGCGGGATTGCGGAAATGATCGCAAAGCAGCGCAAAGAACACCACCGCGCAGGGAGTCTCAGGATTACCAAGGTGAAGGCAACGACGGTCGAAACAGCCGCTTAAAACAATGCGCTGGCGGTGTAACCAGCACCGCCAGCGCGTGTTTAGTACCCAAAGGGAACCAAACTATGAACGCCTTAATTCTACCCGAAGCCGAGCGCATGCGTCAAGCGCTCTATGCCCAGATCGCCACGACCACCAGCGCCCGCGACCTGCATGCGCTGGCACGTTCCTTGTCGGCGATTGATCGCGCTGTGATCCTGATTACGGCCCAGCACCCCCAGGTCATCGACGACCTCTCCGACGAGATGGTGCAGTGCGTCCTGGTCCACGATGGCACGCGCCGCTACCGCGTGACGGTTGGCCACCACCCCTCAGGGGTCGCATGGGCGTGTCACTGTTCGTATCGCCAACGTGGCTATAAGGGGACATGTGTGCATATGCTGGCCGTCTCGCTCTGGTTTGCCGCCGAGCGTGAACGCCAACGCCAAGCCCAATATTATACGGCGCAACAGGTGCTTGGTGTCGCGCTGACGGCCTACGAGGACGCAACAGAGCAGCGCATGAAATGTGAGGAGTGGCTTGCCGAAGCCCACCGCGCGGAGGCCAATGCGTGGCAGGCCGTCTGTGAGCGCCGCGCGGATGTGGCCCGCATTGAGCGGCAGGCTCCCCCGCCGATGATGCCGCGCGAGCGCGAACGCCATGCGGCCTAGCCCACTGCCCGTGCGTCATGGTGGGCATATCCCACCATGACGCAGTCGTTATGAATCGCATGCTTTTGAGGAGGAATTAAGGGATGATACAACCGCATCACCAAGGGAGGCTTGTATGGCCCGACCGACCGACCGAACCTACGCCGATCAGGGCATTCCTGGGCGGGTGAAACAGAGTATCAGCCGCACGACCGGACAACCCGTGACCCTGTATTATGCCGAGCAAGCAGGCATCGAAGCCGATCACCCGTGGGTGGTGGTCTGCGAAACGCATGGGGAGCAGGGGAGTTACCCAACCTTACGCCAAGCGGAGCAGCATATTCCGCTTGGCGATTGGTGTGCCGCATGCATGGCCTCACCCAAGCGAACGATTAAAAAGCGGGAATATACCACGCCACCAAATCCCCACCGAGGACGACGAACGAGTCGTTTTGTTACAGTATCAGGTGATCGGTATATTGCCCTTGGGAAAGAAGCCTATGATCATTTAGGAAACCCTGGATGGATCGACCTCCAGATGAAGGGCAATGAGGTCATTTTGACGGCTGCCGAGGAACCAGAGAAACAGGGGCAAGGGATTCATAAGGTTACGGCAGCAAGCCAGACCAGTGTGTGGTTTGCCGCGATCGCATTTGTAGCTGAACATCAGATTGCGAATGGCAAATACCCGCCGATCTTGAAAGGCAAGACCGTGCGGTTTGTACCAGATCGGACAACTGACCAGGCAATCACTGGAGAAGCGGAGGATGCATAAATTATTATCGACGACCCAAGTGGCCAAACTGTGTAAGCTCTCGCAGCCGATGATTCATCAGGAAATCCTGGCAGGCCGCCTAGTCCCCAGTTTCAAATCAGAAGGCAAGCAGCGCACCCGCTACCTGTTTACGCGCGAGGATGTTCTCGCCTATCAAGCTTGGCGCACGAAAACCTATAACGAGCAGTTTGACCCGCTGCCGGATGAGGAGGAACGCGAATGAATGCCAATCCTATCGGATGGGTGTGTCTCACCATGGCCATAGGCTGTTTGTTCGTAGCAATCATTGCATTGACCATGTATGTGCTGCCTGCGTCCGATCCTCCGCCCTGGTCTCGCACTCTTGCAGCCCGCAGTTTCATGGCCTCGATTGCCTTCATTGGCATCAGCATTCCCATGTGGATCGAGCCAGCCGCCGCTGCGCGATTTGAATTCTGGGTGCTGCATAGCCAGCGGCCCATCACGGGGCCAGCGCTGGGGTGTTTCATCCTTGCGGTTATGAGTATCGGTATTGCGGTTGGGGCAAGCATCGCTGGGGTGTTCAGCAAGTCGATCTGGATCGGGCGATGGCAAACCGCAGCTCGCTCTGCCCGCAGGGCTGCCGTCATGTTTTTGGTGCTGCATGTGGTGGTGTGGAATCTCGCCTCATAGGGAGACGCTGATGAAGGATGGGTTGATCATGCTCATCACAGGGCTATTTGGTGGGTGCGTGCTTGGCGCAGGAGTCGCCACGATCATGCAGTATCTCGTCCCGCTGGAGCGCGTGCTGTGGTTCCGCCATGCATCATTCTGGCTGCTCCGCGCCGCGACCGTTGCCTTGGTCGTGCTGGTTGGAATCAGATTGTTGGGCTAGCACCCACGCCCAGCTATGGGTATACTAGACACCAGTGATGTGAAAGGAATCGCTATGCCAGACGCATTAACCCTCCATCGGGGGTTTATCCAAATGATGATTGAATCGCCAGACCCCTGTTTGGGCTTGGGGATGCTGCTCTGTGGGGGCGTGCGCACGGGCTATGTGGTGATGCGCCCTGCCACGCCGATTCCCGCTCGCGTGACCAATCAGGGCTTTCGTTTTGGCCACGCCATGCTGGGCGATCCGCAGG
It encodes:
- a CDS encoding ArdC family protein, giving the protein MNTKRTTSLTADERQARDEARRSQLDSALMEGVQAILDSDSFKAALAANAKFHTYSANNAMLIWSQNPAAERVAGFHTWKKLGRTVKKGEKGIMIYAPRVATKIDAATGDEQTHVYFGIEHVFDISQTEGDDIPSLECPLLTEERGHDIYDRLVAYATRDGLTVSSDAAHELSEAMGYYSAVSKRIWIRPAAKAQMLKTLIHEVAHHLTEGKHTREAHETIAEGVAFQVCACLGIDSGERSFPYIAGWAASEGGTALIKQVLGHIQVITKQIMAIVDPAEEASEGAPEPPPPAVAAAKRRRSTTVMAA
- a CDS encoding ATPase; the encoded protein is MQMGFVNEIAKIATIDLFKRNKKTNELETGMFVGRPFHLDYDHAHLLIADAWKQKAGGIPQGSFLLAYYENEEAISEALLLRVLHPTKLPTDSDVISSMVEYYKDNLKTGGRDTQLDTFTRYEFSFSGVECRILGTFYCDPSGKIQFGADVENFYSAHNYSVIKPNTAILEAIVNFREGDHIPGNATDVEIGKVRYSSSRRFQDHLETVPVFVSPQDFLGKRTALFGMTRTGKSNTVKKVIQATVLMSTKAGESLPSQSSDSAEENLKSFTDANMPKYPVGQIIFDINGEYANANIQDQGTAIFELYKEHVTRYSVLKKKDFHVLKVNFYRDVRSGFELVRSHLSTDTADYVKSLLSIDLTPPEDTSDKSAMTRYARKKAAYLCCLYQAGFALPKGFTVTFAGKIDLNKWVKADGSLDPSKGITLEEAVNWFSTIWDRYEDPFFASYKDDKGHEWADEDLKALLVFLTRKPKPRSSTMISGFRKLRSLADKHTETAGKPFEMEIIDELRKGRIIIVDLSQGDPGTQKLYSERICHQIFADAMDRFVKNQPNNFIQFYFEEAHNLFPKKDDKDLSQIYNRIAKEGAKLNLGLIYATQEVSSISSNILKNTQNWFIAHLNNDDEIKEIKKYYDFGDFTASLVRFSASSDKGFVRMKTYSNPFVVPVQIDRFPKNEGE
- a CDS encoding site-specific DNA-methyltransferase, producing MDMQTVPLYTTALGQAIVGDSRILLDELPDRSVNLVMTSPPFALQREKQYGNVDQAAYVEWLCTFAEKVYRVLTEDGSFVLDLGGAYQRQRPVRSLYNYRVLIKLCDELGFHLAEEFFWYNPAKLPSPIEWVNKRKIRAKDAVNTVWWLSKTDFPKANIRNVLVPYSDRMKQLQADPARYYTPKDRPSGHGIGSNFGTDNGGAIPSNLLQIANTESNSYYLRACKTAGIAGHPARFPQKLPAFFIEFLTNPGDLVVDIFAGSNTTGAAAEATNRTWLSFEENRAYLAASAFRFLSHAPLAEAAAMYDTLQSTTHPIHLDQLHQTRLDVA
- a CDS encoding NurA domain-containing protein, producing the protein MGYTNKRGRRPAEYASKSAHSQVIKDETIQAFLAHCDLPKTGNQISLDAQNIISYAPNVPNGIRHIIALDGGYTEVAVRTEFPSATICFFQFGALIFSIQDLEDLNDQSFIDPDDMAKLKNIQRLKLVLPTQNITIQGQSSLTDSIRTAIYDFFCQPLDDSNLVATLQWFLFQEYATPTNQWILASCPHCSATHIPLSRQAMQQQGKFQCAQCHGEILITDVFRLHEAIDDDLGASGIAGYVTTLLEQMILIHLIRLILKTKPSLLKQILFIKDGPLAFFGQTANMHKPMRSLMDFLFTHHDIFMAGLEKSGAFVEHADEIASRLDPGSILLLNNEYIYTYIIPGKADPANPYGQTTYYGNKVIFKTLGEQIYVVSLPMAELVANPTMSDIKNLMVILTNVEKLKCDMYDNALMPVALANKLVSLSNHPSSRILQKFAVEAFKH
- a CDS encoding helix-turn-helix domain-containing protein produces the protein MRYKTARSLFGQRLKALRIEHHLTQEQLAEQIGKTTEHISFLERGERSPSFEVLFDLAHVFQISLSYLVDIDLGIATDASAILTAGTVDADQVLALPQAVTTHVERSSDLDRLERAFAGIRDMQRLANDYGINDILQDNGGKVLQVLILLGLRISPGREGNDAIDAEGNEYELKTVNRALRKGAGITTHHHLNRDIIAKYRAVKAWYIAIYEGIELIEIYKVPSALLEPLFTTWEQKIDQSGPINNPKIPIRYVHQGERVYPIEPTLPQQTSLSLSSD
- a CDS encoding plasmid related protein; translation: MNSPIRPAFDVGRVLLTRGIDALNIPKYDLLWLLRQHVCCQWQMEAEDIHANMEAIKQGYRVFGSLVFDRITIWVITEADRASTTILLPDEY
- a CDS encoding helix-turn-helix domain-containing protein; the encoded protein is MHKLLSTTQVAKLCKLSQPMIHQEILAGRLVPSFKSEGKQRTRYLFTREDVLAYQAWRTKTYNEQFDPLPDEEERE